GAGATTCAAGCAAACGGCTTTCTGTATGGCATGGTTCGCCTTCTGGTGGGAATGTTGGTAGAGGTGGGAATTGGCAAGCGATCGCCCGAAAGCTTTACTGAAATTTGGCAAAATCAACGTCGAGATCTGGTCAAATACTCTGCTCCTGCTAAGGGTTTATGTTTACTGAGGGTTGGTTATCCTGAATTTCCTTTTGCTAAACATCTCTGGTTTGATACCCAGCCCAATTTTCTTTTAGCTTAAATAAAGTTCTTATTTAAAATAATTCACAAAATACTATTACTCTGACAATGAACAAAACTCCCTTACCAAACCAACAAACCATAGAGCATAAGTGGTACATAGTTGATGCCGAAGGACAACGCTTAGGTCGTCTGGCTACCGAAATTGCCATGATCCTACGCGGCAAAAATAAGCCTAGCTTCACTCCAAATATAGATACTGGGGACTTTGTGGTAGTAATTAACGCTGAAAAAGTCGTGGTCACAGGCAGAAAAAATGAGCAGAAGCTTTATCGTCGCCACTCTGGTAGACCTGGAGGCATGAAGACTGAGACTTTCGATCAGCTACAAAGAAGGATTCCTGAACGTATTGTCGAAAAAGCAGTCAAAGGAATGCTGCCCAAAAACGTTATGGGACGCAAACTATTTACCAAACTTAAAGTTTACACAGGTGCAGATCATCCCCATGCTGCTCAAATTCCTGAAACTTTAAACATTAACACTATTCCAGCGAGGAACTAAAACATGGAAGGAACACAAGATCGAGTAGTGTACTGGGGTACAGGTCGTCGCAAATCGGCGATCGCCAGAGTTCGTTTAGTACCAGGTGAAGGAAATCTGACCGTTAATGGCAAAACGGGAGATGATTATTTTAATCGTATCCCTAGCTATTTAATGTCTATCAAAGGTCCTTTAGAAACCTTGGGTTTTGAAAACGAGTACGACATTCTGGTCAATGCTCATGGCGGTGGTTTAACTGGTCAAGCAGATGCTGTTAAACTAGGCGTTGCTAGAGCCTTGTGCAAACAAGATCCCAATAATCGTCAGCCTTTAAAAACAGAAGGATACCTAACTCGCGATCCTCGTTGTAAGGAACGGAAGAAATACGGTTTGAAGAAAGCTCGTAAAGCTCCTCAGTTCTCTAAACGATAATTTTTTAAGCTATTAGCTTCTTGACACAATAGCTCTATGAGGGAAACCCTCAAGACCGCTTTGTGTCGCTTTTAGCCGTTAGCTCTTAGCTTAACGATTGCACTTTTGAAATAGTAACAACCTAAATTAAAATTAGTTAATGGC
This DNA window, taken from Pleurocapsa sp. FMAR1, encodes the following:
- the rpsI gene encoding 30S ribosomal protein S9, encoding MEGTQDRVVYWGTGRRKSAIARVRLVPGEGNLTVNGKTGDDYFNRIPSYLMSIKGPLETLGFENEYDILVNAHGGGLTGQADAVKLGVARALCKQDPNNRQPLKTEGYLTRDPRCKERKKYGLKKARKAPQFSKR
- the rplM gene encoding 50S ribosomal protein L13 gives rise to the protein MNKTPLPNQQTIEHKWYIVDAEGQRLGRLATEIAMILRGKNKPSFTPNIDTGDFVVVINAEKVVVTGRKNEQKLYRRHSGRPGGMKTETFDQLQRRIPERIVEKAVKGMLPKNVMGRKLFTKLKVYTGADHPHAAQIPETLNINTIPARN